In Phormidium yuhuli AB48, one genomic interval encodes:
- a CDS encoding DUF3747 domain-containing protein: MKTALRLATLSTLAVSTFGITFTHKAAEAATFGERAVEQRNFVAVAAPVGNTGRHQLLVIEQQSNARPCWGETGTRVNPLLLNFDFTGICGRFTDSNGYSIRTGGQDLGIQYSLRTVRQGNDIVLQGVPFRPNQPTLELGRAPHANDFVRIELNDGWEFSKRTYQGRTLGHVYLSNPATLTALAAQSRPIANSPSTPITKEPSQPSQPSQPSQPQDWREELELTQQQQQRIANIRQSYLAENGRLQSQLTVAREELQEMMIGDASARQIRRQRNQVERLRQQVRDNEFSSMMAIREIMSAEQRVAFVQIMNLTERSLSIDEIITTVLR; this comes from the coding sequence ATGAAAACTGCACTTCGCCTCGCCACCCTTTCTACATTAGCTGTCTCTACCTTCGGTATCACCTTCACTCATAAAGCTGCTGAAGCCGCCACCTTTGGCGAACGGGCTGTTGAACAACGTAATTTTGTCGCTGTTGCGGCTCCTGTGGGAAATACGGGACGACATCAACTACTGGTGATTGAGCAACAATCGAATGCTCGTCCTTGCTGGGGTGAAACGGGAACTCGCGTCAATCCTTTACTCCTTAATTTTGACTTTACAGGAATTTGCGGACGCTTCACGGATAGTAATGGTTATTCCATCCGTACTGGAGGACAAGATTTAGGAATTCAATATAGTTTACGGACGGTTCGCCAAGGAAATGATATTGTTTTACAAGGGGTTCCCTTCCGTCCGAATCAACCGACTCTAGAACTGGGACGTGCGCCCCATGCTAATGATTTTGTCCGCATTGAGTTAAATGATGGTTGGGAGTTTAGCAAACGCACCTATCAAGGACGGACTCTGGGTCATGTTTATCTCTCAAATCCTGCCACGTTAACGGCTCTAGCGGCCCAATCTCGTCCGATAGCGAATAGCCCTTCAACTCCGATCACGAAGGAACCCTCTCAACCTTCCCAGCCTTCCCAGCCTTCCCAGCCTCAAGATTGGCGGGAGGAACTAGAGCTCACCCAGCAACAACAGCAGCGAATTGCAAATATTCGTCAGTCTTATCTTGCCGAAAATGGTCGTCTGCAAAGTCAATTGACGGTGGCTCGCGAAGAGTTACAAGAGATGATGATTGGCGATGCCTCTGCTCGTCAAATTCGTCGTCAACGGAATCAGGTTGAACGGTTACGTCAACAAGTTCGGGATAATGAGTTTTCCAGCATGATGGCAATTCGTGAGATCATGTCTGCTGAACAGCGAGTTGCGTTTGTGCAAATTATGAATTTGACAGAGCGGTCTTTGAGTATTGATGAAATTATCACGACCGTACTGCGCTAA
- a CDS encoding nicotinate phosphoribosyltransferase, giving the protein MASPIAPLTDAQRLTVRPEDYGLLTDLYQLTMSACYLGEGLETERASFEVFARKFPPGFGYAIAFGLETAIEYLENLHFTPNQLQELQETGIFSQTSDRIWQLLQNFRFQGDVWAIPEGTVVFPHEPLLRIEAPLWQAQLVESYLLNVINYQTLVGTRAARIRDVAGDRALLLEFGTRRAFSPQASLYAARAALAGGFDSTSNVLGAFKLGRKPTGTMAHALIQAFVAMEGSEAHAFTAFHYHFPGAPLLIDTYDTVAAARYLANRLQGGEIELQGVRIDSGDLVALSKDVRSHLRDIPIFGSGDIDEWEIARLLAEGACLDGYGVGTKLVTGEPFNGVYKLVEVDGVPVMKKSSGKSTYPGRKQIFRRIEGGQWQGDRLGLADESPEPGEEPLLQPIILNGDRQQPLDSLETLSKRTRDNVMQLPADVRDIHQTQIPQVEISPALTQLRDRVSQTLTQSSV; this is encoded by the coding sequence ATGGCCTCCCCGATCGCCCCCTTAACGGATGCACAGCGGCTAACGGTTCGCCCTGAGGACTATGGCTTGCTGACGGACTTGTATCAGTTGACGATGAGTGCTTGTTACCTAGGAGAGGGATTGGAGACGGAACGGGCCAGTTTCGAGGTATTTGCCCGTAAGTTTCCCCCGGGGTTTGGCTATGCGATCGCCTTTGGCTTAGAAACTGCCATTGAGTATCTGGAAAACCTGCACTTCACCCCCAACCAACTACAGGAGTTACAGGAAACCGGGATTTTCTCCCAGACGAGCGATCGCATTTGGCAATTACTGCAAAACTTCCGTTTTCAGGGAGATGTTTGGGCCATTCCCGAGGGAACAGTGGTATTTCCCCATGAACCCCTATTACGTATCGAAGCCCCTCTCTGGCAAGCCCAACTCGTAGAAAGCTATCTTCTCAACGTTATTAACTATCAAACCCTTGTGGGCACTCGGGCAGCGCGAATCCGGGATGTGGCCGGCGATCGCGCCCTCCTCTTAGAATTTGGAACCCGACGGGCCTTTAGCCCCCAGGCCTCACTCTACGCGGCCCGGGCTGCCCTAGCTGGGGGTTTTGATTCCACATCCAACGTCTTAGGGGCCTTTAAACTCGGCCGTAAACCTACGGGAACCATGGCCCATGCCTTAATTCAGGCCTTTGTGGCGATGGAAGGAAGTGAGGCCCACGCTTTTACCGCCTTTCATTACCATTTTCCTGGTGCTCCCCTATTGATTGATACCTATGATACGGTGGCGGCAGCGCGGTATTTAGCCAATCGTTTACAAGGGGGAGAAATCGAATTACAAGGGGTTCGCATTGATTCCGGGGATTTAGTCGCCCTATCTAAAGACGTGCGATCGCACCTTCGGGATATTCCCATTTTCGGCAGTGGTGATATCGATGAATGGGAAATCGCCAGACTTCTGGCGGAGGGGGCCTGTCTCGATGGCTATGGTGTAGGAACCAAGTTAGTCACCGGGGAACCCTTCAATGGAGTTTATAAATTGGTTGAAGTGGATGGGGTTCCGGTGATGAAGAAGTCGAGCGGAAAGTCCACCTATCCAGGACGAAAACAGATTTTCCGGCGCATTGAAGGAGGACAATGGCAAGGCGATCGCCTCGGATTAGCCGACGAATCCCCCGAACCTGGCGAAGAACCCCTATTACAACCGATTATCCTCAACGGCGATCGCCAACAGCCCCTAGACTCCCTAGAAACCCTCAGCAAACGCACCCGAGACAACGTCATGCAACTCCCCGCAGACGTGCGCGACATCCACCAAACCCAAATTCCCCAAGTCGAGATTTCCCCAGCCTTAACCCAACTGCGCGATCGCGTCTCCCAAACCCTAACCCAGTCATCCGTATAA
- a CDS encoding nicotinate-nucleotide adenylyltransferase: MTQIALFGTSADPPSIAHREILRWLCDRYDWVAVWASDNPMKPQQTPLQHRSAMLKRMVEELRQTHLNAETPLCENIAVEEALSSPRTLVTVEKARQIWQNAHLTLVVGSDLLTQLPRWYQVDALLKQVQLLVIPRPGCPISSAKIEELENLGGHITVADMNAPDVSSTRYRNTQDSQAIPPSVEAYIQQEQLYV; encoded by the coding sequence ATGACCCAGATTGCCCTCTTCGGAACCAGTGCCGATCCTCCCAGTATTGCCCATCGAGAGATTCTGCGTTGGCTGTGCGATCGCTATGACTGGGTAGCGGTTTGGGCTTCCGACAATCCCATGAAGCCGCAACAAACCCCCCTCCAGCATCGCTCGGCCATGCTAAAACGGATGGTGGAGGAATTACGTCAAACCCATCTCAACGCCGAGACTCCCCTCTGTGAGAACATCGCCGTTGAAGAAGCCCTCAGTTCACCCAGAACCCTAGTGACTGTTGAAAAAGCGCGTCAAATCTGGCAAAATGCCCATCTGACGCTAGTAGTGGGGTCTGACTTACTCACGCAACTGCCCCGTTGGTATCAAGTGGACGCCTTGTTGAAGCAGGTGCAACTGCTGGTGATTCCTCGCCCCGGTTGCCCCATCTCGTCAGCTAAAATTGAGGAATTGGAGAACTTGGGGGGACACATCACGGTGGCCGATATGAATGCACCGGATGTGTCGTCGACGCGCTATCGGAATACACAAGATTCCCAAGCGATTCCCCCCAGTGTAGAAGCATACATTCAGCAGGAACAATTATATGTGTAA
- a CDS encoding NUDIX hydrolase — MVNGEEQQQSICNALAEFKVGVDNAIFSVDVAENRVLVLLLKRQGEPDLGQWSLPGTLVRRGESLEDAAYRVLSEKISVQNLYLEQLYTFGGPARDPRESPQSFGVRYLSVSYFALVQHEEVQLLAESAETMAWFPCDRVPKLAFDHNEMVKYGYQRLRNKLEYSPVAFEVLPETFTLNEVYQLYTAVLGENFADYSNFRSRILKLGVLCDTGMKLSRGAGRPASLYRFDSEAFAPLKDKPMIFI, encoded by the coding sequence ATGGTAAACGGAGAGGAACAGCAGCAATCCATCTGCAATGCGCTGGCAGAGTTTAAGGTGGGGGTGGATAATGCTATTTTTTCAGTGGATGTCGCTGAAAATCGGGTGTTAGTGTTGCTCTTAAAGCGACAGGGGGAACCGGATTTAGGACAATGGAGTTTGCCGGGAACTCTGGTGCGTCGGGGGGAATCTTTGGAAGATGCCGCCTATCGGGTTCTCTCGGAAAAGATTTCCGTTCAGAATCTCTATTTGGAACAGTTATACACCTTTGGCGGGCCAGCACGGGATCCTCGGGAGTCTCCTCAGTCGTTTGGAGTTCGTTATCTGTCGGTGAGTTATTTCGCCTTGGTTCAACATGAGGAGGTGCAGTTACTGGCAGAGTCGGCAGAGACGATGGCTTGGTTTCCCTGCGATCGCGTCCCCAAACTGGCTTTTGACCACAATGAAATGGTTAAGTACGGCTATCAACGGTTGCGAAATAAATTAGAATACAGTCCGGTGGCGTTTGAAGTCTTACCGGAAACCTTCACTTTGAATGAAGTTTATCAACTCTACACAGCAGTTTTAGGGGAAAATTTCGCCGATTATTCCAACTTTCGCTCCCGCATTCTTAAGTTAGGGGTTCTCTGTGATACGGGGATGAAACTCTCCCGAGGGGCGGGTCGTCCGGCGAGTTTGTACCGGTTTGACTCGGAGGCCTTTGCCCCCCTAAAAGACAAACCCATGATATTTATTTAG
- a CDS encoding NAD+ synthase has product MKIAIAQLNPTIGDLTGNAQQILDAAQKADAQGASVLLTPELALCGYPPRDLLLNPGFVNAMEEQLTELAQQLPSQLQVLVGTVQRNPHAHQGGKPLYNSIAYLVGGQVKQQFHKRLLPTYDVFDEHRYFEPHSQSHHFSVSEGNRTYRIGVTICEDIWNDDDFWSQRHYPCNPLADLADAQVDLIVNLSASPYTVEKQQLRESMLSHAARRYQVPILYVNQVGGNDDLIFDGRSVAFNGDGSLVYRGRGCETDFAQLQLTATGLSQGEVVPLPDCREAEIWAALRLGVRDYVRKCGFSKIVLGLSGGIDSALVAAIAAEAVGAENVLGVLMSSPYTSEGSVTDAIALAKNLGIQTHHLYIEGAMTSFDKTLADLFAGTEAGVAEENLQSRIRGTLLMAISNKLGYLLISTGNKSEMAVGYCTLYGDMDGGLAAIADVPKTQVYALCRWLNRRQSGVEVIPETIINKPPSAELKPNQTDQDSLPPYDELDDILHRFVEQHQSAAEIVAAGYARETVDRVIKLVSRAEFKRRQAAPGLKITDRAFGTGWRMPIACRRGDIH; this is encoded by the coding sequence ATGAAAATTGCGATCGCCCAACTCAACCCAACCATTGGAGATTTGACGGGAAATGCCCAACAAATCTTAGATGCAGCCCAAAAAGCAGATGCCCAGGGTGCATCTGTTTTGTTAACCCCTGAACTGGCGTTATGTGGCTATCCTCCCCGAGATTTACTTCTCAATCCAGGCTTTGTCAACGCCATGGAAGAACAGTTAACAGAACTCGCACAACAACTCCCCAGCCAGCTTCAGGTTTTGGTGGGAACGGTTCAACGTAATCCTCATGCTCATCAAGGGGGAAAACCTCTCTATAATAGTATTGCCTATTTAGTTGGAGGCCAGGTGAAACAGCAGTTTCATAAACGCTTGCTTCCTACCTATGATGTCTTTGATGAACATCGCTATTTTGAACCCCATTCCCAGAGTCATCATTTTAGCGTCAGTGAGGGCAATCGCACCTATCGCATTGGAGTCACCATTTGCGAAGATATCTGGAATGATGACGACTTTTGGAGTCAACGTCATTATCCTTGCAACCCTCTCGCCGATTTGGCAGATGCACAAGTTGACCTAATTGTCAATCTTTCCGCCTCTCCCTATACCGTGGAAAAACAGCAGTTGCGAGAGTCGATGTTATCCCATGCGGCCCGTCGCTATCAAGTTCCCATTCTCTATGTGAATCAAGTGGGGGGGAATGACGATCTAATTTTTGACGGTCGCAGTGTAGCCTTTAATGGAGATGGGAGTTTGGTGTATCGAGGGAGAGGCTGTGAGACAGATTTCGCGCAGTTGCAACTGACAGCCACGGGATTGAGTCAGGGGGAGGTGGTTCCGCTTCCCGATTGTCGAGAAGCGGAAATTTGGGCCGCCTTGCGGTTGGGGGTGCGGGATTATGTGCGTAAATGCGGCTTTTCTAAAATTGTCTTGGGGTTGAGTGGTGGGATTGATTCGGCGTTGGTGGCGGCGATCGCCGCTGAGGCGGTGGGTGCAGAAAATGTCTTGGGGGTGTTAATGTCGTCTCCCTATACTTCTGAGGGGTCGGTGACGGATGCGATCGCCCTAGCCAAGAATTTGGGCATTCAAACCCATCATCTCTATATTGAAGGGGCAATGACCAGTTTTGACAAGACCCTGGCCGACTTATTTGCAGGAACAGAAGCCGGAGTAGCGGAAGAGAATCTACAATCCCGGATTCGGGGAACCCTGTTGATGGCCATCTCCAATAAATTAGGCTATTTATTAATCTCGACGGGGAATAAGTCAGAGATGGCTGTAGGGTACTGTACCCTCTATGGCGATATGGATGGAGGATTAGCGGCGATCGCCGATGTTCCCAAAACCCAAGTCTATGCACTCTGTCGTTGGCTAAACCGCCGTCAATCCGGCGTTGAGGTGATTCCCGAGACGATTATCAACAAACCCCCCAGCGCCGAACTAAAACCCAATCAAACGGATCAGGATTCCCTTCCCCCTTACGATGAACTCGACGATATCCTGCATCGCTTTGTGGAACAACACCAATCAGCGGCGGAGATTGTCGCGGCCGGATATGCGCGAGAAACCGTCGATCGCGTCATTAAACTGGTATCCCGCGCCGAGTTTAAACGTCGTCAAGCCGCGCCGGGATTAAAGATTACCGATCGCGCCTTTGGAACCGGCTGGCGAATGCCGATCGCCTGCCGTCGTGGGGATATCCATTAA
- a CDS encoding type II toxin-antitoxin system VapC family toxin, which translates to MTYLLDTDHLSLLQRKRGAAYQNIYKRINQHSASSFAISIISIQEQMLGCHAYINRSRNLKDMVKGYDMMSRLVRDFQTAIVLPFDELAARQLEQLEARQIRIGKMDARIASIALANQRILLTRNYKDFEKVPGLMVEDWTT; encoded by the coding sequence ATGACTTATTTATTGGATACGGATCATCTCAGCCTACTCCAGCGGAAAAGGGGTGCTGCTTATCAAAATATTTACAAACGAATAAATCAGCATTCAGCCTCTAGTTTTGCTATTTCTATCATTAGTATTCAAGAGCAAATGCTAGGGTGTCATGCCTATATAAATCGCAGTCGTAATCTCAAAGATATGGTCAAAGGTTACGACATGATGAGCCGTCTCGTTCGCGACTTTCAAACAGCGATTGTTTTGCCGTTTGATGAGTTAGCAGCTCGACAACTTGAGCAACTTGAAGCAAGACAGATCAGAATTGGAAAAATGGACGCTAGAATTGCTTCCATTGCCTTAGCCAATCAACGCATTTTATTAACTCGTAATTATAAAGATTTTGAAAAAGTCCCTGGATTGATGGTGGAGGACTGGACAACTTGA
- a CDS encoding DUF58 domain-containing protein produces MKRKLRQFGDWLERRWVQPAFAGWLCLGLSLFYLGSAANTMSGWLYAISGAALALLGIAAILPPRSLRRLSLERHPIDPVSSGESLTVMLEVHNPQRRPKLLLQLHDEIPPRLGTPPQRVIESLPGGETLRWIYQHPAAQRGIYHWDQVTLRTAAPLGLFWCRRSRQVPGKAIVYPQVLPLQRCPLIDGIGQEENPVFSAYERQVQPASEGLTRALRPYRFGDPMRMIHWRTSARYGELRVRELEVFQSGLDAVIALDTAAHWDAEDFEQGAIAAASLYFYATQIQLNVRLWTAKTGLVKGHRVVLETLAGASFGESETADPIGDRPTLWLTPNAATLENLTASSRWILWARSVPPGLSAGGLAINPDKDLQRQLQSLLK; encoded by the coding sequence GTGAAACGAAAATTACGACAATTTGGCGATTGGCTAGAACGTCGTTGGGTGCAGCCAGCCTTTGCCGGTTGGTTATGTTTGGGACTGTCTCTGTTTTATCTCGGTTCCGCCGCCAACACCATGTCTGGCTGGCTCTATGCTATTAGTGGCGCCGCGTTAGCCTTGCTGGGAATCGCCGCAATCCTCCCCCCGCGATCGCTGCGTCGTCTTAGCTTGGAACGTCATCCCATCGATCCCGTCAGTAGTGGAGAATCCCTAACCGTCATGTTAGAGGTTCACAATCCCCAACGTCGGCCAAAACTGCTGTTACAACTTCACGATGAGATTCCCCCCCGTTTGGGAACCCCACCGCAACGAGTGATTGAATCTCTCCCTGGGGGAGAAACCCTGCGCTGGATTTATCAACATCCCGCCGCGCAACGGGGAATTTACCATTGGGATCAGGTGACGTTACGCACAGCAGCGCCATTGGGGTTATTTTGGTGTCGGCGATCGCGTCAGGTTCCGGGAAAGGCGATCGTTTATCCCCAGGTTCTCCCCCTACAACGCTGTCCCCTCATCGATGGAATTGGCCAGGAGGAGAATCCCGTCTTTTCCGCCTATGAACGTCAAGTTCAACCCGCCTCAGAGGGCCTAACCCGCGCCTTACGTCCCTATCGCTTCGGCGATCCGATGCGGATGATTCACTGGCGCACATCGGCCCGCTATGGAGAGTTACGAGTTCGGGAGTTGGAGGTGTTCCAGAGTGGACTGGATGCGGTGATTGCGCTGGATACGGCGGCCCATTGGGATGCAGAAGACTTTGAACAGGGGGCGATCGCCGCTGCGTCTCTCTATTTCTACGCCACTCAGATACAACTGAACGTGCGTCTGTGGACCGCAAAAACGGGCTTAGTCAAGGGTCATCGAGTGGTGTTAGAAACCTTAGCCGGGGCGAGTTTCGGCGAATCAGAGACCGCTGATCCGATTGGCGATCGCCCCACCCTATGGCTCACCCCCAACGCCGCCACCTTAGAGAACCTCACCGCCAGCAGTCGCTGGATTCTCTGGGCCCGCTCTGTTCCCCCCGGTTTAAGCGCCGGTGGACTGGCGATCAACCCTGACAAGGATTTACAACGTCAGTTACAATCACTATTGAAGTAA
- a CDS encoding DUF309 domain-containing protein, whose product MMTEFPPEFWQAVDEFNQGEFYACHDTLEAIWLESVDPEKTFYQGILQIAVAFYHLSNQNWKGCLMLLGEGTNRLRRYRPEYGEIDVESLFTEALQMLQELQEAGEERTAEFASQYGLIGESGTMTLPNVNKVSA is encoded by the coding sequence ATCATGACGGAATTTCCCCCAGAATTTTGGCAAGCCGTTGACGAGTTCAATCAAGGTGAGTTCTACGCCTGTCATGATACCCTCGAAGCCATTTGGCTGGAATCCGTTGACCCAGAAAAGACGTTTTATCAAGGTATTTTACAGATTGCAGTAGCCTTTTATCATCTCAGCAATCAGAACTGGAAAGGCTGTTTAATGTTATTGGGGGAAGGAACCAATCGCCTGCGACGTTATCGTCCTGAGTATGGGGAGATTGATGTAGAGTCCCTATTCACTGAAGCGTTGCAGATGTTGCAAGAGTTGCAAGAAGCGGGAGAGGAGAGAACCGCTGAGTTTGCCAGCCAGTATGGTTTAATCGGGGAATCAGGGACGATGACGTTACCCAACGTGAACAAAGTCTCAGCATGA
- a CDS encoding AAA family ATPase encodes MTLIRQVEIRGFKSIYSANLELGRVNCLIGANGSGKSNLLEALGVLGAAANGVVDDESLLRRGVRAGLPRLYKSSFVSDRTPAHIAIRVTGSAQETYRVSLLNPLDSPEPAWSYKTEVLSDGKREILSQGVRNKKNLNPKAGLAALERVHLDPTNLAAQLMQRLQEFAIYAPNTPTLRGILPDQQSRLPVGLSGGQLAEGFASLRQQLQSQGDAGEEILEQVLDLIDWVLDIETTVSGTNLLSPKIPRTKRLLKFSDRFMNPSRNELTAYDASEGALYLIFAALLCLLPQAPQLLAIDNLDQALNPRLLVRLMSRLAGWLGHNEGDRQLLLTVHNPAALDGLDLTDPEVRLFGVERNSNGQTCIRRVTLTPELTELNQQYPLSRLWLMGHLGAVPNV; translated from the coding sequence ATGACCCTAATTCGCCAAGTTGAAATCCGGGGCTTTAAGTCCATTTACTCAGCCAACCTAGAACTGGGTCGGGTCAACTGCTTAATTGGTGCAAATGGGTCAGGAAAAAGTAACCTATTAGAAGCCTTAGGCGTATTGGGAGCAGCCGCCAATGGAGTTGTCGATGATGAGAGTTTACTCCGTCGGGGCGTACGTGCAGGCTTACCGCGACTCTATAAAAGCTCATTTGTCAGCGATCGCACCCCAGCCCATATTGCCATTCGTGTAACCGGCTCAGCCCAGGAAACCTATCGCGTTTCCTTACTCAATCCCCTCGATTCTCCTGAACCGGCATGGTCTTATAAAACTGAAGTTCTCAGTGATGGTAAGAGGGAAATTCTTTCTCAGGGAGTCCGCAACAAGAAAAACCTCAATCCGAAAGCTGGTTTAGCCGCCTTAGAACGGGTGCATCTCGACCCCACAAATCTCGCCGCTCAACTGATGCAACGCCTTCAAGAGTTTGCGATTTATGCTCCAAACACCCCAACTCTCCGAGGAATTTTACCGGATCAACAATCTCGGCTTCCAGTTGGTCTTAGTGGTGGACAATTAGCTGAGGGGTTTGCGAGCCTGCGTCAACAGTTGCAGAGTCAGGGAGACGCGGGTGAGGAGATTTTGGAGCAAGTGCTGGATTTAATTGACTGGGTGCTTGATATCGAGACAACGGTTTCTGGAACCAATTTGCTATCCCCCAAGATCCCCCGCACAAAGCGACTCTTAAAATTCAGCGATCGCTTCATGAACCCCAGTCGCAATGAACTGACCGCCTATGATGCGAGTGAGGGCGCACTTTACCTTATTTTCGCAGCCTTGCTGTGCCTGTTGCCCCAAGCGCCTCAATTATTGGCGATCGATAATTTAGATCAGGCCCTGAATCCTCGGTTACTGGTGCGGTTGATGTCCCGTCTTGCGGGTTGGCTTGGACATAATGAGGGCGATCGCCAACTGTTGTTGACGGTCCATAATCCTGCTGCTTTGGATGGATTAGATTTAACCGATCCCGAGGTGCGCCTCTTTGGGGTGGAACGCAACAGTAATGGACAAACCTGTATCCGCCGTGTCACACTCACCCCTGAACTCACTGAACTTAATCAGCAATATCCCCTCTCACGCCTTTGGTTAATGGGTCATCTAGGAGCCGTTCCCAATGTCTGA
- a CDS encoding FAD/NAD(P)-binding protein, translating into MNLVTLLLVLSFPPTGESIPRTVDIAIIGAGPQALTLVTHVLQKKRSWGDRLGVFDRAGTWMAQWKQQFAALEIPHLRSPAVHHPDPNPYALRAFAANRPSELFPPYDLPGTELFQEFCQDVIERWGLGDGVIQANITDLEPIEIEGHDRFRLHIQGHPPSLARRVILASGGGPPRLPDWVAEIPSSYPPERLQHSSQIDLRIRHLGGEEILIVGSGLTSGHLALGAVRRGARVTLMARRQFYEKLFDADPGWLGPKYLKGFQAEPDWGRRWQMIQEARNGGSVTPKVLFKLRRLEREGKVQFLENCQITRATWNQGLWDVDCNQPQGSLPRFHRLWLATGTDFDIRKHPLLHQVQWRYPVETVGGLPQLDDHLRWGTSQLFLMGPGTALQVGPVARNIYGGKLASQRIVPALTKSSLGRVA; encoded by the coding sequence ATGAATCTTGTAACCCTACTGCTCGTGTTATCTTTCCCTCCGACCGGTGAGTCAATTCCCAGAACCGTTGATATTGCTATCATAGGTGCTGGCCCGCAAGCATTAACCTTAGTCACCCATGTTCTACAGAAAAAACGGTCCTGGGGCGATCGCCTAGGGGTGTTTGATCGAGCTGGAACCTGGATGGCTCAATGGAAGCAGCAGTTTGCGGCGTTGGAGATTCCCCATTTGCGATCGCCCGCCGTTCATCATCCCGATCCCAATCCCTATGCGTTACGGGCCTTCGCCGCCAATCGTCCGTCGGAGTTATTCCCGCCTTATGATTTACCGGGAACGGAACTGTTCCAGGAGTTTTGCCAGGATGTGATTGAACGCTGGGGGTTGGGGGATGGGGTGATTCAGGCTAATATTACGGACCTTGAACCGATTGAGATAGAGGGCCACGATCGCTTCCGGCTACATATCCAAGGACATCCCCCCAGCTTAGCCCGTCGCGTCATCCTAGCCAGCGGCGGCGGCCCCCCACGACTCCCCGACTGGGTGGCGGAGATTCCCTCCAGCTATCCCCCGGAACGGTTGCAACATTCGAGTCAGATTGATTTACGGATTCGGCATCTGGGGGGAGAGGAGATTTTGATTGTGGGGAGTGGATTAACCAGTGGTCATTTAGCCTTGGGGGCCGTTCGTCGTGGGGCCCGGGTGACGTTGATGGCCCGGCGACAGTTTTATGAGAAGTTGTTTGATGCCGACCCCGGTTGGTTGGGGCCGAAATATCTCAAGGGATTTCAGGCTGAACCGGATTGGGGGCGGCGATGGCAGATGATTCAAGAGGCGCGAAATGGCGGCTCTGTGACCCCTAAGGTTTTATTCAAATTGCGGCGTCTAGAACGAGAGGGAAAGGTTCAGTTTTTGGAAAATTGTCAAATCACAAGAGCCACTTGGAATCAAGGGCTTTGGGACGTTGACTGCAACCAACCTCAAGGGTCGTTACCCCGTTTCCACCGTCTTTGGCTAGCCACGGGGACAGACTTTGATATCCGCAAGCATCCGTTATTGCACCAGGTGCAGTGGCGATATCCGGTAGAGACGGTGGGGGGACTTCCCCAACTCGATGACCATTTACGCTGGGGAACGTCGCAACTGTTTCTGATGGGCCCGGGAACGGCGTTACAGGTGGGGCCGGTGGCCCGCAATATCTATGGCGGGAAGTTAGCGAGCCAACGCATTGTCCCCGCTTTAACTAAGTCGAGTTTAGGGAGGGTGGCTTAG